The Canis lupus dingo isolate Sandy chromosome 7, ASM325472v2, whole genome shotgun sequence DNA window TTTCGATTCTGGGGTCTCCATGGATTCTACTTCCTGGCCGTAGCAATTTACTTTTCGAACTTCCTCACTCCCCAGCTCTTTCAAGATTGCCTCCTGAACCCTGAGCGTCGTTGTGGGCGACTTGCCGTCCTCCTGACTCGGGGGGGTGCCTTCTACTGTGTCATCAGAGGGACTGTCATCCTGGTCTCCAATTTCTTCCACATCGTCATCCTGAGCGTCAGCAGCATCTCCAATGGGGCGATTTATTTTGAGACAATATTTACTTTTCGACTGGCCGTTATTTTCATCAGGACTAGATACGTCACGCTTCTGAGAACAGAGTTTATCCAAAAATCGGATACCAAGAATCTGACCTGATGACATCATTAAGTTAACATCTTCTTTTTTCACCGAAATCTTTGCTGTATACATGTAGTTCAGGACCTCTTCGAATATATCAGAACGAAGAAAATCTATTTCTATTACTGAAGAGCTATCAACCTCAAGCTTCTTGAAAAGCTTCTTAAAGTAGGTGCTGCAGGCAGCAAGAACACACCGGTGTGCTCTGAATTTCACATCTTCAACCACAATAGCAATATCACAGAATTCTCCTTCCAGGCGTTGTTCATTTAGCGTTTTCAGAAACAGAGTTTTATGATCATCGTCATTATACTTAATGGTTTCAGACATACTGATGAAAAACTCctacaaaaaaatttcaaaaacaaagtttGATAATTATAAACAGTATTTCTCCATATAGGAAAACATAGGCAGACTTTTACTTCCTGATCAATTTTTAGTACCTAACGATTTCTGAAAATCAACGCTAGAAGTGATTCTAGGTTATAACACACTAATCCCCGCTAAGGGACTTCCATACTGTTACTTCTATTTatcttaaatacttaaaaatactcaaaataccTAAGAAGTATTTGCTTAGTAATAGTAAGACCAACTTTTATTGGGCACATAATACGTGCCAGGCATTGTTCCACGTGCCTTGCAAGTCTTTACAAATGTACTGATCAAATAGCCTTAAACCTAAGTGTTGCTAGCCCCACCTTTTACATGAGTTTAGGAACCTGCTCGATATTTGAGTCATTTACTGGAGAGCTGGGACCCAAATCCAGGCAAACTACCTGTAAAACCTATGCTTCCTGACAACTGGAGGTGATAACAAATAACTTCAAGGTTTCAGGAAAGAGGGCCAAGGCAAGGAGGTTGGATGCCTATTGTGTCTATTCTAATTCCACGTAGAGAAAAGGAGTTTCAGCGAAATAATAGCGCTCAGTGTTATACTTCCTTGACAGAAGAGATAAATCACTGTTGCAGAACCAGAAAGGGAGATCACTGCCAAAATACTCCACTTAGTGTTGTCTTCTGCTTTTTCCCTCACCAGCTTTGGGCCACTTCTGAATGAAGGTTTAATATGACACTCAGATGGCATTTGGGAAGACAGTGGTAAGGGTCTTCACTCCATCTGGATGCCATCCAGATGAAAGTGTCATCAAGACTGGATATACTTGACAAGTGCTGGAGTAGTTTATAAGCAAAAGAAATACTGAACTGGCAGGAAACATATGGCACAAAAGACCATGTTAaagaattaccttttttttttttaagaattatcttTTTCATATAATGTGTTCTGTatgtttcctttttgaaatattgtctttttatttaacaaagcattccccccccaaaaaacagaagtgctaatacattttttatatatatatatatatatatatatatatatatatatatatatatggagagacagagagagaaacaccaAACTGTATTTCCAAGACTTATTATCCAAAGTTATAGTTACCATGAACAACTCAGGCTATTATCTTAATGCTTTAAACACCAAATTCTTCAGATCAGAATAACTCTGATCAGGGGCACGCCAGTCCTACAAGAGAAAAGGACAAACAAGAATAAGGTAGGATCTCCCTCTATCCCAAATTCTAAACAAGAATGTTTtcaagaattaatttaaaaaaataaactttcctttCTTGTCCTGCCACTTGCACATGTACCCATTTTCAGGTTGGGAACAGAGAGGAGGGTGACTGGCAGCATCAGGTCCAGCTCTGAACAGATATGAATGAGAACAGATGAAGGCTGTGGCACTCCGGGCATGCAGGGGGGGTACACTGGGACTGGAGGAATGGATTGGAGAACCACTAAGGAAGTTCTCACCAAAGAAGCCCACGCCCATGTTTGCACAAATATTGATAGCGACATAGATCTAGAAAAAGCCAGTAAGTCTCCCCTTACCACCACCGTGTCCTGCTGGTTATGTAGCCCTCCACATTTATCTCTAGGCTTACATAAACATACAGAGTgtacatctttaaataaacatcAAGTTATAGAAGTGTACATCCCCAACAGTTAACACTGGAGAAGAAACAGTAGCTGCTGCTTTCCTTGCTTCTCTGTGATGTAGCACTGTACCACACAGGCTACATAGTCTTTATGGTTTTATTTGAGAAATCAAGGTGTTTTCACCTCTCTCCTCACAGGAGGCTCCAAGAATTGTCCCTTTAGGAGACTTTCAACTCCTACCAGAGGGGCTCCATCCTGCAGACCAACATCCTGAAAACCATGTTTCCTCCACTGAACAGTGACCACACAAACTGTGGTGTGGTGGGACCAAGAGACTGAGCTGCAATATGCTTACACAAAAATCGTGGTGCAAGACCTGAACTTCCAGACCAACACTCTGAAAACCCTCAAGAGTTCCCTCTACAGAAAAACACACCAGGGTGTTTCCCATCTGCACGGCCTGAGAGCTGGGCAGCCTCACTTCAAAGGACTGTGCGGGTCCCCCAGGTGCACCTCGACCTGCAGTCATCcccagaaggcaggcaccaaaaccTTCCTACCTCATCACTCTGCACTGCTGTACCTCTTCCTAGGGTGGCGGGATAAAAGTGCATGGGACTAGGGAGAGGGGTGGCCCCGCGGTGCCCAGGTCGATGCAC harbors:
- the ZBTB14 gene encoding zinc finger and BTB domain-containing protein 14, yielding MEFFISMSETIKYNDDDHKTLFLKTLNEQRLEGEFCDIAIVVEDVKFRAHRCVLAACSTYFKKLFKKLEVDSSSVIEIDFLRSDIFEEVLNYMYTAKISVKKEDVNLMMSSGQILGIRFLDKLCSQKRDVSSPDENNGQSKSKYCLKINRPIGDAADAQDDDVEEIGDQDDSPSDDTVEGTPPSQEDGKSPTTTLRVQEAILKELGSEEVRKVNCYGQEVESMETPESKDLGSQTPQALTFNDGMSEVKDEQTPGWTTAASDMKFEYLLYGHHREQIACQACGKTFSDEGRLRKHEKLHTADRPFVCEMCTKGFTTQAHLKEHLKIHTGYKPYSCEVCGKSFIRAPDLKKHERVHSNERPFACHMCDKAFKHKSHLKDHERRHRGEKPFVCGSCTKAFAKASDLKRHENNMHSERKQVTPSAIQSETEQLQAAAMAAEAEQQLETIACS